Proteins encoded together in one Bacteroides ovatus window:
- a CDS encoding YitT family protein — protein sequence MKTAIPKPSKQSIIREARDYVMIAIGMILYGIGWTVFLLPNDITTGGVPGIASIVYWATGFPVQYTYFSINFFLLLLALKLLGLKFCIKTIFGVFTLTFFLSVIQKLTAGFGLLHDQPFMACVIGASFCGGGIGVAFSANGSTGGTDIIAAIINKYRDITLGRVVLICDMIIISSSYFVLKDWEKVVYGFVTLYICSFVLDQVVNSARQSVQFFIISNKYEEIGRHINEYPHRGVTIINATGFYTGREVKMMFVLAKKRESPIIFRLIKDIDPNAFVSQSAVIGVYGEGFDHIKVK from the coding sequence ATGAAAACAGCTATTCCAAAGCCTTCTAAGCAAAGCATTATCCGTGAAGCCAGAGATTATGTAATGATTGCCATCGGCATGATTTTGTATGGTATCGGTTGGACCGTTTTTCTGTTGCCTAACGATATCACCACCGGGGGAGTACCGGGTATTGCTTCTATCGTATATTGGGCCACAGGTTTTCCGGTACAATATACGTACTTCAGCATCAACTTCTTCTTGCTGCTACTGGCCCTCAAGTTGCTGGGACTAAAGTTTTGCATCAAAACTATTTTTGGTGTATTTACCCTCACCTTCTTTCTGTCCGTCATTCAAAAATTGACGGCAGGTTTCGGGCTTCTCCACGACCAACCCTTTATGGCATGTGTCATCGGAGCATCCTTCTGTGGAGGCGGCATAGGTGTTGCTTTTTCGGCTAATGGAAGTACGGGAGGTACAGATATTATTGCAGCCATCATCAACAAATACCGGGACATCACATTAGGAAGAGTCGTGCTCATCTGCGATATGATTATCATTTCTTCCAGTTATTTTGTCTTAAAAGACTGGGAAAAAGTGGTGTATGGGTTTGTAACTCTTTATATTTGTAGTTTCGTTCTCGACCAGGTAGTGAATAGCGCCCGCCAATCCGTACAGTTCTTTATCATATCTAACAAATATGAAGAAATAGGACGGCATATTAACGAATATCCACACCGGGGAGTAACGATTATCAATGCAACCGGCTTTTATACAGGACGAGAAGTAAAGATGATGTTTGTATTAGCCAAGAAAAGGGAATCGCCTATCATCTTCCGGTTGATAAAAGACATAGACCCGAATGCATTTGTATCGCAAAGTGCTGTCATCGGAGTGTATGGAGAAGGATTCGATCATATCAAAGTAAAATAA
- the ribH gene encoding 6,7-dimethyl-8-ribityllumazine synthase has translation MATAYHNLSEYDFNSVPNAEAMKFGIVVSEWNFNITGALLKGAVDTLKKHGAKDENILVKTVPGSFELTFGANQMMENCDLDAIIAIGCVIKGDTPHFDYVCMGATQGITELNATGDIPVIYGLITTNTMEQAEDRAGGKLGNKGDECAITAIKMIDFVWSLNK, from the coding sequence ATGGCAACAGCTTACCATAACTTATCCGAATATGATTTCAATTCCGTTCCGAATGCAGAAGCAATGAAATTTGGTATTGTCGTATCCGAATGGAATTTCAATATTACCGGTGCTTTACTGAAAGGCGCAGTCGATACATTAAAAAAACATGGAGCAAAAGACGAAAATATTCTGGTGAAAACTGTACCGGGAAGTTTCGAACTTACTTTTGGAGCCAACCAAATGATGGAAAATTGCGATCTTGATGCAATTATTGCAATTGGTTGCGTAATTAAAGGAGATACCCCACATTTTGATTATGTTTGCATGGGAGCAACCCAAGGAATTACCGAATTAAACGCAACTGGCGATATACCAGTTATTTACGGATTAATTACCACAAATACAATGGAGCAAGCAGAGGATCGTGCCGGTGGCAAACTGGGTAACAAAGGAGATGAATGTGCAATTACTGCAATAAAAATGATCGATTTTGTTTGGAGTTTAAATAAATAG
- a CDS encoding tetratricopeptide repeat protein yields the protein MAEQKNQNEHLNVEDALTQSEAFLIKYKNAIIGGVVAVIIIVAGFIMYKNLYAEPREEKAQAALFKGQEYFEQDAFEQALNGDSIGYTGFLKVADDYSGTKAANLAKAYAGICYAQLGKYEEAVKMLDSFNGKDQMVAPAILGAAGNCYAQLGQLDKAASTLLSAADKADNNTLSPIFLIQAGEILVKQGKYDDAVNAYTKIKDKYFQSYQAMDIDKYIEQAKLMKK from the coding sequence ATGGCAGAACAAAAGAATCAGAACGAACATCTGAACGTAGAAGATGCACTGACACAATCGGAAGCATTTCTTATCAAGTACAAAAACGCAATTATTGGCGGTGTTGTTGCTGTGATTATTATTGTAGCAGGTTTTATCATGTACAAAAACCTCTATGCTGAACCACGTGAAGAAAAAGCACAGGCAGCTCTTTTCAAAGGACAGGAATACTTTGAACAGGATGCTTTTGAACAGGCTTTGAACGGTGACAGCATCGGTTATACAGGTTTCCTGAAAGTTGCTGATGACTACAGCGGAACAAAAGCTGCCAATTTGGCAAAAGCTTATGCTGGTATTTGCTACGCACAACTTGGCAAATATGAAGAAGCAGTGAAGATGCTGGACAGCTTTAATGGAAAAGACCAAATGGTTGCTCCGGCAATCTTGGGTGCTGCAGGTAACTGCTACGCACAACTTGGCCAATTAGACAAAGCGGCTTCTACTTTATTGTCGGCAGCAGACAAAGCTGACAACAACACATTAAGCCCGATCTTCCTGATACAAGCTGGTGAAATCCTGGTAAAACAGGGAAAATATGACGATGCTGTAAACGCTTACACTAAGATCAAGGATAAATATTTCCAATCTTATCAGGCTATGGACATCGACAAATATATCGAGCAAGCTAAATTGATGAAAAAATAA
- a CDS encoding glycoside hydrolase family 2 TIM barrel-domain containing protein, whose product MGIFSLTTLSTMAEKAVKPYWQDVQVVEVNKEYPRTSFMTYNNRADALSGKFERSKYYRLLNGTWKFYFVDSYKKLPENITDPNTNTDSWDDIQVPGNWEVQGHGIAIYTNHGYEFKPRNPQPPTLPEANPVGVYRRDIDIPADWDGRDIYLHLAGAKSGVYVYINGQEVGYSEDSKNPAEFLINNYVKPGKNVLTVKIFRWSTGSYLECQDFWRMSGIERDVFLYSQPKAALKDFRIKSTLDDSYKNGIFGLNVDLRNHEKAATNLTLVYELLDAQGKVVATEEKTAYIPSNEVRTLSFDKNLTDVSTWTSEHPNLYKLLMTVKENGKVNEIIPFNVGFRRIEIKPIEQKAANGKPYVCLFINGQPLKLKGVNIHEHNPSTGHYVTEDLMRRDFELMKQHNLNSVRLCHYPQDRRFYELCDEYGLYVYDEANVESHGMYYDLRKGGSLGNNPEWLKPHMDRTINMFERNKNYPSVTFWSLGNEAGNGYNFYQTYLWLKEADKDLMDRPVNYERAQWEWNSDMYVPQYPGADWLENIGKNGSDRPVAPSEYAHAMGNSTGNLWGQWQAIYKYPNLQGGYIWDWVDQGLLQKDKNGREYWAYGGDFGVDAPSDGNFLCNGLVNPDRGPHPAMAEVKYVHQNVGFEAVDAAAGIFKITNRFYFTNLKKYQIHYNVLANGKTIKGGKVSLDIAPQASKEFTVPVNGLKNQPGTEYFVNFSVTTTEPEPLIPTGYEIAYDQFQLPIQAEKSIYKANGPALKTTIQGDELIISSSKVNFVFNKNSGLVTSYKVDGTEYFKDGFGIQPNFWRAPNDNDYGNSTPKRLQIWKQSSKNFRITDATMTAEDKAVSLNVTYLLAAGNLYVVTYKIYPNGIVNVNAKFTSTDMQPTETEVSEATRMATFTPGSDAARKAASKLEVPRIGVRFRLPAQMNNVQYFGRGPEENYIDRNHGTLVGVYKTTADQMYFNYVRPQENGHHTDTRWIALSPNKGNGLVLVADSLIGFNALRNSIEDFDSEEALPHPYQWNNFSPEEVANHDENAARNVLRRMHHVNDITPRDFVEVCVDMKQQGVGGYDSWGARPEPFHQIPANRDYQWGFTLVPVRSANQANEAAKYDYR is encoded by the coding sequence ATGGGAATATTTTCCCTGACAACACTTAGTACAATGGCTGAGAAAGCCGTGAAACCTTATTGGCAGGACGTGCAGGTAGTTGAAGTCAACAAAGAGTATCCACGTACTTCTTTTATGACATACAACAATCGCGCTGATGCCTTGAGTGGCAAGTTCGAACGAAGCAAGTATTACCGCTTGCTGAACGGAACTTGGAAATTCTACTTCGTAGACTCTTATAAAAAACTTCCCGAAAACATTACCGATCCGAACACCAATACAGATTCGTGGGATGATATTCAGGTACCCGGCAACTGGGAAGTACAAGGACACGGAATAGCCATCTACACCAATCATGGTTATGAATTCAAACCGCGCAATCCACAACCTCCTACTCTTCCCGAAGCCAATCCGGTAGGAGTTTATCGCCGGGACATCGATATTCCGGCAGACTGGGACGGGCGGGATATCTACTTGCATCTGGCAGGAGCTAAGTCTGGCGTATATGTATATATCAACGGACAAGAAGTAGGATATAGCGAAGACTCCAAGAATCCGGCAGAATTTCTTATCAACAATTACGTGAAGCCGGGAAAGAACGTACTTACAGTTAAAATCTTCCGTTGGAGCACCGGTTCCTATCTTGAATGTCAAGACTTCTGGCGTATGAGTGGTATTGAACGCGATGTTTTTCTGTATTCACAGCCTAAAGCAGCTCTCAAAGATTTCCGAATTAAGTCTACGCTGGACGACAGTTACAAAAATGGAATCTTCGGTTTAAATGTCGATTTGAGAAATCACGAAAAGGCTGCAACTAATCTTACATTAGTTTATGAACTATTAGATGCACAAGGAAAAGTTGTAGCTACTGAAGAGAAGACAGCCTATATTCCATCGAACGAAGTACGTACACTTTCTTTCGATAAGAATCTGACAGATGTCAGCACATGGACCTCCGAACATCCGAATCTATACAAACTGTTGATGACAGTAAAAGAGAATGGCAAAGTCAATGAAATCATTCCTTTCAATGTAGGATTCCGCCGGATTGAGATCAAGCCTATCGAACAGAAGGCTGCTAACGGAAAACCGTATGTCTGCTTATTCATCAACGGTCAGCCTCTGAAACTGAAAGGGGTAAATATCCACGAACATAACCCGTCAACAGGTCATTATGTAACAGAAGATTTAATGCGCCGTGACTTCGAATTGATGAAACAACATAACTTAAACAGTGTACGCCTTTGCCACTATCCGCAAGACCGCCGTTTCTATGAACTTTGTGATGAATACGGACTTTATGTATATGATGAAGCCAATGTGGAAAGCCACGGAATGTATTATGATCTCCGGAAAGGCGGTTCACTGGGTAACAATCCCGAATGGCTGAAACCGCACATGGATCGTACCATCAATATGTTTGAACGTAATAAGAACTACCCGAGCGTTACATTCTGGTCGCTGGGAAATGAAGCCGGAAACGGATATAATTTCTATCAGACTTATTTGTGGTTGAAAGAGGCAGACAAAGACCTGATGGATCGTCCGGTCAACTACGAACGTGCTCAATGGGAATGGAACTCCGATATGTATGTTCCGCAATATCCGGGTGCCGACTGGCTGGAAAATATCGGAAAGAATGGTAGCGACCGTCCTGTAGCTCCTTCGGAGTATGCACATGCCATGGGAAACTCCACGGGAAACCTGTGGGGACAATGGCAGGCAATTTACAAATATCCGAATCTCCAAGGTGGATATATCTGGGACTGGGTAGACCAAGGTCTTCTCCAAAAAGATAAGAATGGAAGAGAATACTGGGCCTACGGAGGTGACTTCGGCGTAGACGCACCTAGCGATGGTAACTTCCTCTGCAACGGTCTTGTCAATCCGGATCGTGGTCCGCATCCGGCAATGGCTGAAGTGAAATATGTACATCAGAATGTAGGTTTTGAAGCAGTAGATGCCGCAGCCGGTATATTCAAAATCACCAACCGTTTCTATTTCACTAACCTGAAAAAATATCAGATTCACTACAATGTACTTGCTAACGGAAAGACAATAAAAGGTGGAAAAGTATCTTTGGATATTGCTCCGCAAGCCTCTAAAGAATTCACCGTACCGGTAAATGGTCTGAAAAACCAACCGGGAACAGAATATTTTGTCAACTTCAGTGTAACAACCACAGAGCCTGAACCGTTGATTCCAACCGGATATGAAATTGCATACGACCAGTTCCAACTTCCTATCCAGGCAGAGAAGAGTATATATAAAGCAAACGGTCCGGCATTGAAAACAACGATTCAAGGAGATGAATTAATCATTTCTTCCTCCAAAGTAAACTTTGTATTCAACAAGAATAGCGGATTAGTAACCTCGTATAAAGTAGATGGTACAGAATATTTCAAAGACGGATTTGGTATTCAGCCTAACTTCTGGCGTGCTCCTAATGATAATGACTATGGTAACAGCACTCCTAAACGTTTGCAGATATGGAAACAATCAAGCAAAAACTTCCGCATAACGGATGCCACCATGACAGCAGAAGATAAAGCAGTCTCCTTAAATGTAACCTACTTACTGGCTGCCGGCAACTTGTATGTTGTCACTTACAAAATCTATCCGAACGGAATAGTTAACGTAAATGCCAAATTCACATCAACGGATATGCAGCCTACAGAAACAGAAGTTTCCGAAGCTACCCGCATGGCTACATTTACCCCCGGAAGTGATGCTGCCCGTAAGGCTGCCTCCAAACTGGAAGTCCCCCGTATCGGTGTGCGTTTCCGCTTGCCGGCACAGATGAACAATGTACAATACTTTGGCCGTGGCCCGGAAGAGAATTATATCGACCGCAATCACGGAACGCTCGTTGGCGTATATAAGACAACAGCGGATCAAATGTACTTCAACTATGTGCGTCCACAGGAAAACGGACATCACACTGATACCCGTTGGATCGCTTTATCTCCTAATAAAGGAAACGGCCTGGTGTTGGTAGCGGACAGTCTTATCGGTTTCAATGCCTTGCGCAACTCTATCGAAGACTTTGACTCTGAAGAAGCTCTGCCCCACCCTTACCAATGGAATAACTTCAGCCCGGAAGAGGTTGCCAATCACGACGAGAACGCTGCCCGCAACGTATTACGGAGAATGCATCATGTCAACGACATCACTCCCAGAGATTTCGTTGAGGTTTGTGTAGATATGAAGCAACAAGGAGTAGGCGGATATGACAGTTGGGGTGCTCGCCCGGAACCTTTCCACCAGATCCCGGCTAACCGTGATTACCAGTGGGGCTTCACATTAGTACCCGTTCGCTCGGCTAACCAGGCCAACGAAGCTGCTAAATATGATTATCGATAA
- a CDS encoding Gfo/Idh/MocA family protein, giving the protein MKNSPVQSHVLRLAHPPILTIRIGIIGLGNRGLLTLQRYLQIEGVEIKALCEIREGNLSKAQQLLKEADRSEATGYTGVEGWKKMCESDEVDLIFICTDWLMHTPMATFAMECNKHVAIEVPAAMSVEECWQLVDTAEKTRRHCIMLENCCYDPFALMTLNMAQRGLFGEIMHVEGAYIHDLRSMYFAEESEGGYHNHWGKRYSIEHTGNPYPTHGLGPACQILDIHRSDRMEYLVSMSTHQAGMSEYARRLFGEYSPEAHQKYQLGDVNTTLIHTLKGKTIMLQYDISTPRPYSRLQTVCGTLGFAQKYPVPCIALDPNGDTPLEGELLEKMMARYKHPFSATIGEEAHRRGLPNEMNYVMDYRLIHCLRNGLPLDMDVYDAAEWSCITELSEKSVLNKSMAVEIPDFTRGAWKKYKY; this is encoded by the coding sequence ATGAAAAATTCTCCGGTACAATCGCACGTACTCCGACTAGCACATCCCCCTATCCTCACTATCCGCATCGGGATTATAGGACTGGGCAATCGCGGATTGCTCACCTTACAACGTTATCTGCAAATTGAAGGAGTAGAAATCAAAGCTCTTTGTGAAATAAGAGAAGGAAATCTAAGTAAGGCCCAACAACTATTAAAAGAAGCCGACCGTTCCGAAGCCACCGGATATACCGGAGTGGAGGGATGGAAGAAGATGTGCGAATCGGATGAAGTAGATTTAATATTCATCTGCACAGACTGGTTAATGCATACTCCAATGGCAACTTTCGCAATGGAATGCAATAAACATGTAGCTATTGAAGTTCCGGCTGCTATGAGCGTGGAAGAATGTTGGCAATTGGTAGACACCGCAGAAAAAACCAGGCGACACTGCATCATGCTCGAAAATTGTTGTTATGATCCCTTTGCACTAATGACTCTCAACATGGCCCAACGAGGATTGTTCGGAGAAATCATGCATGTAGAAGGAGCCTACATTCACGATCTTCGTTCAATGTATTTTGCCGAAGAGAGCGAAGGCGGCTATCACAACCATTGGGGAAAAAGATACAGCATCGAACATACAGGCAATCCTTATCCCACTCATGGGTTGGGCCCCGCCTGCCAGATACTGGATATTCATCGCAGTGACAGAATGGAATATCTCGTTTCCATGTCTACTCATCAGGCAGGAATGAGCGAGTATGCCCGCAGACTATTCGGCGAATATTCACCGGAAGCCCACCAGAAATATCAATTGGGAGACGTAAACACCACTCTTATCCACACGCTCAAAGGAAAGACAATCATGCTTCAATACGACATATCCACCCCACGTCCTTACAGCCGCCTTCAAACAGTATGCGGCACACTGGGATTCGCCCAAAAATACCCTGTCCCCTGTATCGCCCTGGATCCTAATGGAGACACTCCACTTGAAGGAGAACTGCTAGAAAAAATGATGGCACGCTATAAACATCCTTTTAGCGCAACCATTGGCGAAGAAGCACATCGCAGAGGCCTACCCAATGAAATGAATTATGTTATGGATTACCGCCTTATTCATTGTCTGCGCAACGGGCTTCCACTGGATATGGATGTATACGATGCAGCCGAATGGTCGTGTATCACAGAACTAAGTGAAAAATCTGTACTGAATAAGAGCATGGCAGTAGAAATACCGGATTTCACCAGGGGAGCCTGGAAAAAATACAAATACTAG
- a CDS encoding Gfo/Idh/MocA family protein, with product MKKLFTVTAIGLALLTWHTSCTQQPKAPEAFTPIKVETPARPAGQEDVIQLVTPKIDTVRVGFIGLGMRGPGAVARWTHIPGTKIVALCDLLPERVEKSQEILKNAGLPEAASYSGSEEAWKQLCERDDIDLVYIATDWKHHAAMGVYAMEHGKHVAIEVPAAMTLDEIWQLINTSEKTRKHCMQLENCVYDFFELTSLNMAQQGVFGEVLHVEGSYIHNLEDFWPEYWNNWRMDYNHLHRGDVYATHGMGPACQVLNIHRGDRMKTLVSMDTKAVNGPAYIKKQTGEEVTDFQNGDQTSTLIRTENGKTMLIQHNVMTPRPYSRMYQIVGADGYASKYPIEEYCLRPSQVDSKDVPNHENLNAHGSVPENVKKALMDKYKDPIHIELEETAKKVGGHGGMDFIMDYRLAYCLQNGLPLDMDVYDLAEWCCMAELTRLSIENNSAPVEVPDFTRGGWNKVQGYRHAFAK from the coding sequence ATGAAGAAACTATTTACAGTCACTGCCATCGGCTTGGCTTTGTTAACTTGGCACACCAGTTGTACTCAACAACCAAAGGCTCCCGAAGCCTTTACCCCTATCAAAGTAGAAACTCCTGCCCGCCCTGCCGGACAAGAAGATGTAATCCAACTCGTTACTCCTAAAATTGATACCGTTCGTGTCGGTTTCATCGGATTAGGAATGCGTGGTCCCGGTGCCGTGGCACGCTGGACCCATATCCCGGGAACTAAGATTGTAGCATTATGCGACCTACTTCCCGAACGTGTTGAAAAATCACAAGAAATTTTGAAGAATGCCGGACTTCCTGAAGCTGCTTCTTACAGTGGTTCGGAAGAGGCATGGAAGCAACTTTGTGAACGGGACGATATTGATCTGGTATACATAGCCACCGACTGGAAACATCATGCTGCAATGGGTGTTTATGCCATGGAACACGGTAAGCATGTAGCTATCGAAGTTCCTGCCGCCATGACACTGGATGAAATCTGGCAGCTAATCAATACTTCCGAAAAGACACGTAAGCATTGTATGCAGCTCGAAAACTGCGTATATGACTTCTTTGAACTGACTTCTTTAAATATGGCACAACAAGGCGTATTCGGAGAAGTACTTCATGTAGAAGGTTCATATATCCACAATCTGGAAGATTTCTGGCCTGAATACTGGAATAACTGGCGAATGGATTATAATCATCTACACCGTGGTGATGTATATGCTACCCATGGCATGGGCCCTGCTTGTCAGGTACTTAATATCCATCGTGGCGACCGCATGAAAACATTGGTATCGATGGATACGAAAGCTGTCAACGGACCGGCTTATATTAAGAAACAAACAGGAGAAGAGGTGACCGACTTCCAGAATGGTGACCAGACTTCTACCCTGATTCGCACAGAGAACGGTAAAACGATGTTGATTCAGCACAACGTAATGACTCCACGCCCATACAGCCGTATGTATCAGATAGTGGGAGCCGATGGTTACGCAAGCAAATATCCGATTGAAGAATATTGCCTGAGACCTTCACAAGTTGATTCAAAAGATGTGCCTAATCATGAGAATCTGAATGCACATGGTTCTGTACCTGAAAACGTAAAAAAAGCCTTGATGGATAAATATAAAGATCCTATTCATATAGAGTTGGAAGAAACAGCCAAGAAAGTAGGTGGACATGGTGGTATGGACTTTATCATGGACTACCGTCTGGCATATTGCTTGCAGAATGGACTGCCATTGGATATGGACGTTTATGACCTGGCAGAATGGTGTTGCATGGCTGAACTTACCAGACTTTCTATCGAGAACAATTCAGCTCCGGTAGAAGTACCCGACTTCACTCGCGGCGGATGGAATAAAGTACAAGGCTACCGTCACGCTTTTGCAAAATAA
- a CDS encoding phosphotransferase enzyme family protein: MKDLSSIVAKFKVQGTIEEIKPLGAGLINDTYKVNTKEADAPDYVLQRINHAIFQNVEMLQSNISAVTNHIRKKLTEAGESDIDRKVLSFLETEEGKTYWFDGDSYWRVMVFIPRAKTYETVNPEYSNYAGEAFGNFQAMLADIPETLGETIPDFHNMEFRLKQLREAVAKDAAGRVAEVKYYLDEIEKRADEMCKAERLYREGKLPKRVCHCDTKVNNMMFDEDGKVLCVIDLDTVMPSFIFSDYGDFLRTGANTGDEDDKDLDRVNFNMEIFKAFTKGYLKGAKSFLTQIEIENLPYAAALFPYMQCVRFLADYINGDTYYKIKYPEHNLVRTKAQFKLLQSVEANTPEMIAFINECLLN, encoded by the coding sequence ATGAAAGATTTATCTAGCATCGTAGCTAAATTTAAAGTCCAAGGTACGATAGAAGAAATCAAACCTTTGGGTGCAGGACTTATCAACGACACTTATAAAGTAAACACCAAAGAAGCAGATGCTCCCGACTATGTTTTGCAACGCATCAATCATGCCATTTTCCAGAATGTAGAAATGCTTCAATCCAATATTAGCGCTGTTACCAATCACATTCGCAAGAAACTGACGGAAGCCGGAGAATCGGATATAGACCGCAAGGTGTTGAGTTTCCTCGAAACAGAAGAAGGTAAAACATACTGGTTTGACGGTGACAGTTATTGGCGTGTGATGGTATTCATCCCACGTGCAAAAACGTATGAGACGGTAAATCCCGAATATTCCAATTATGCAGGAGAAGCCTTCGGTAACTTCCAGGCTATGCTGGCCGATATTCCGGAAACATTGGGTGAAACCATACCCGATTTCCACAACATGGAGTTCCGTCTCAAACAACTACGTGAAGCCGTTGCGAAGGATGCTGCCGGACGGGTAGCAGAAGTGAAGTACTATCTGGATGAAATAGAGAAACGCGCAGATGAAATGTGTAAGGCTGAACGTTTATATCGTGAAGGGAAACTTCCCAAACGCGTTTGCCATTGCGATACGAAAGTGAATAACATGATGTTCGACGAGGATGGTAAAGTGCTTTGTGTCATTGATCTGGATACGGTAATGCCTAGCTTTATATTCTCCGATTATGGTGACTTCCTACGTACAGGTGCCAACACAGGTGATGAAGACGACAAAGACCTTGATCGTGTAAACTTCAATATGGAAATATTCAAAGCATTTACCAAGGGCTATCTGAAAGGAGCCAAATCATTCCTGACTCAGATCGAGATTGAGAATCTTCCTTATGCGGCGGCTTTATTCCCATACATGCAGTGCGTACGGTTCCTGGCAGATTATATCAACGGAGATACTTATTATAAAATCAAATATCCGGAACATAACCTCGTTCGCACCAAAGCACAATTCAAATTACTTCAAAGTGTGGAAGCAAACACACCGGAAATGATAGCGTTCATCAACGAATGCTTGTTAAATTGA
- a CDS encoding DUF3256 family protein, whose translation MKINKLVITIFFSAVGLFVSTALQAQEAKTLFVNMPDSLSPLLTKVNREDCIDFLESKMKAQVENRFGKKSEMTDLGKDYIRMQMSAQSTWQMKVLALNDSTNVICTVSTVCAPACDSSIHFYTDDWKPLTTSLFITLPLMDDFLNAPDSAGVYEFDEARRSADMLLMKADFNKENTELTLTLTTSDYMSKETAEKLKPFLRRPVVYHWKNGAFIKLRIEN comes from the coding sequence ATGAAAATAAATAAACTTGTTATCACTATATTCTTCTCTGCTGTCGGACTTTTTGTTTCGACTGCTCTTCAGGCACAAGAGGCCAAAACGTTGTTTGTGAATATGCCGGATTCTCTAAGCCCCTTGCTTACAAAAGTGAATCGTGAAGATTGCATAGACTTTCTGGAAAGTAAGATGAAAGCGCAAGTAGAAAACCGTTTTGGCAAGAAGTCGGAGATGACTGATCTTGGTAAAGACTATATCCGTATGCAAATGTCAGCTCAATCGACCTGGCAGATGAAAGTGTTGGCATTAAATGATTCAACGAACGTAATCTGTACAGTCTCTACTGTTTGTGCTCCTGCCTGTGATAGCAGCATCCATTTCTATACGGACGACTGGAAACCGCTTACAACATCTCTCTTTATTACCCTGCCCCTGATGGATGATTTTCTGAATGCTCCCGATTCAGCAGGAGTTTATGAGTTTGATGAAGCACGCCGTTCGGCAGATATGCTATTGATGAAAGCCGATTTTAATAAAGAAAATACGGAACTGACACTTACGTTAACAACCTCCGACTATATGTCAAAAGAAACAGCAGAGAAACTGAAACCGTTTCTCCGCCGCCCTGTAGTCTACCATTGGAAAAATGGAGCATTTATTAAATTGAGAATTGAGAATTAA